The Punica granatum isolate Tunisia-2019 chromosome 4, ASM765513v2, whole genome shotgun sequence sequence TTGCTTTTGATTGTTATAGCTATTGTATATAAGTTGATTGTCATGTGCATTTGAATTTGTTACTAtcaatctttttcttcttttgtttttgttttttgttttatttgaaatttttttactaccaaatttttttcccaattttcCGGATTTTACTATATGGAAAAAAGGAGGAAGTCAAGCTCTTATTTGGTGAAAAGGGACGTGAGTTTAGCGATGGGGATTTATTTGGTAAGAAGAGATTTGAATTTAGGAGTTTATGTGGGAAGAGGATTAAGGTATATGTTAGACATTAAAAgatcaaattattttattatatcaatGAGATATAGTTTAATATTGGTAATTAATGATCACTTATCCTATGCCCTTAAAAAATGTAATTCAAAGACTTTCTTCTGTcaatggcaaaaaaaaaaaaatcccgtATGTTAATGGAGAAAACTAACCTTGGGAGACCCCATAGTAATTCAAACCATTTCGAGCTGAATTATTTAGTCCCGTTGACTTTCGGATATCAAGATGTGcactaagaaaaagaaaaagaataagaaaaactTCTGTCGAGGAAATAAcaaatttcttttctcttGTACAAAACCGTGGCCATGGGCCAAACTTTATAGTTGGGCCAATGGACAACTTCATATgtttttcttcccttttagACCCAGTGCTTTTTGGACCATGAATAAAGTTTTGGGTACCAACGGGGtccaaatattattattatttttttttttttttgggaagaACTCTTAATTGACGATCTAACCATCTTTACGAGTTTAAGTTTAAGCTATCGAAAGCACTTCCTAAGAGTTGATGCCCTTTGGGCCTCAAGGGAAAATTGGTCTTCCAAGCCTGTCAATTGTATTTCAGAAATTTTACCttgcatgatttttttattatatataataagtacGCTATATACAGAGAGTGTAAGCCGTATGATCCAAGTTCAGATCAACTTTAAGTCCTTCCAAAAGAGTATGGAGACAAGGTAAATTTCGTTATATCCACATACTCTTATATTTCATTTCTTCTGAATTCCGGTCGGGTACATTGCTTGAATGAATTATGACTTAAAGTTTGGATATTATTCAATTGCTTATCACATCAATAAAGGGAAGAAATTTATGAACGTCGATTGGGCCGGTGGGCTGACCCAACTCCACCAATCGGGGCTCAGGAAACCCTTCCTAATGAACTTGGACACTTTAATGAACCATAGCTCGAATTATCTCCGTCATCATCCCTCGCCAACCCCTTACTCCCATGAAGGCATTTACGGTGCGGTGACATCCCATCATCGCAGATACGAACATAATTCATAAAGGAAGGCTCGACACGAGATGacgtgtacatatatatattaaatgatCAGTTCTGTTCTAATTCCAAAATTACCATCATTTGTTTGATGTGACCTAACAAGAAAAATTCCACTAACTGTTCAGCTGAAGGACCATTCCAACATTTTGTAACCATACATCAGCTCTGCAGAAAAGGTGATccaatgattttcttttctgttctttttttttttttattaagagaAAAGTTCATGGATCCACGTATAATAAAGAGGCGCGACACCGATCAGAACCGACCTCAAATATCTTGTTTACGAGCCGGTGCCTTATGTTACTGCTTCAATCGGACGGGTTCATTGAGCGGCCACAACCGACACCGTGACGTCACTCCTAGAGgttattttgtaattaaagaCAACAGCAGGGGCATTGTAAGAAGACCTGACACGGCCCCTGCTCTTTATAAACAGAACCGAATCTCTCCCCCTTCCCCGCCCAGTTTAGTCACGCGAAAGCTCACTGTCGCGGggtgaaagaaaaaaaatatctcgTTGCCGGGAAAGGAAAAGCTCACTGCGAGTACATACCTCCAATGGCTGAGAAGAGCAGGATCCTGATCATCGGCGGCACGGGTGACATCGGGAAGTTCATCGTGGAGGCGAGCGCGACGGCCGGCCACCCCACTTTTGCTCTCGTGAGGGAGTCCTCTCTCTCTGACCCCGCCAAGGCGAAGCTCGTCGATGGTTTCAGGAGCCTGGGCGTTACTACAATCCCGGTGACTATCATCTCATCTCCTGAAGTTGATCGTCGTTGCACGCACCAGTTTTTGCGACAATCTGCCTCTGTTTGGTTGCCGAGAGAGGCTCGTCATCTTTGATAGTCTGAAATGTGATCCTAGCTTGGTCTATCTTTCCTGCTGTTGTTGCAGGGTGATCTGTTTGATCACGAGGGGCTGGTGAAAGTGATAAAGCAGGTTGATGTTGTGATATCTGCCGTCGGGACTAGGCTTGTGGCCGAGCAGGACAAGCTTGTCGCTGCCATTAAAGAAGCCGGGAATGTCAAGGTAGCAAACTCATTAATCCTCTGCATCCGATGAGTAGTGCTACTGCTATTAATTTCTAGTGCTAGCAATTGTTTTATCAGCCGAATTAGCAATTCAGATGCCGATGAGTTTGGTCAGTCCTTTTCTAATCTTCATCCAGTGCTTTAGTTGGGTTGGACTAGAACTTCGGTCGGTTAAGATCTATCTGGTTCTTTCATCAAAAGATGATTGTTGTGTTCTTTTGTACAGATCTAGATCATTGTCACGGCTAATGATTACTATCATGCAGAGGTTTTTTCCGTCAGAGTTTGGCAACGATGTGGACCGTGTTCATGCTGTTGAGCCTGCGAAGGTTACATTCGCTACCAAGGCTAAAATCCGCCGACTTGTTGAGGCAGAAGGAATTCCATACACCTATGTTTCCTCCAACTTCTTTGCCGGTTACTTCCTTCCAACACTCGCTCAACCCGGAGCCACATCACCCCCAAGGGATAAAGCTATCATCCTAGGGGATGGAAATCCGAAAGGTAAGTATTGAAAAACTTTCAGCACGATTCTGGTTAGATATTTCTCTAATCTGGTGAGACCGCTATAGTTcacattttattctttttatccTGACATGTGCAGCAATCTTCAACAAGGAGGATGACATAGCCACCTATACGATCCGAGCTGTGGATGACCCGAGAACCTTGAACAAGATCCTTTACATTAGGCCCCCTGCAAACATCTACTCATTCAACGACCTCGTGTCTCTCTGGGAGAAGAAGATCGGTAAGACATTGGAGAGGATCTACATTCCGGAAGAGCAAGTTCTCAAGGACATTCAAGGT is a genomic window containing:
- the LOC116205931 gene encoding phenylcoumaran benzylic ether reductase Pyrc5-like → MAEKSRILIIGGTGDIGKFIVEASATAGHPTFALVRESSLSDPAKAKLVDGFRSLGVTTIPGDLFDHEGLVKVIKQVDVVISAVGTRLVAEQDKLVAAIKEAGNVKRFFPSEFGNDVDRVHAVEPAKVTFATKAKIRRLVEAEGIPYTYVSSNFFAGYFLPTLAQPGATSPPRDKAIILGDGNPKAIFNKEDDIATYTIRAVDDPRTLNKILYIRPPANIYSFNDLVSLWEKKIGKTLERIYIPEEQVLKDIQEAPVPVNAVLSISHSVFVKGDQTNFEIEPSFGVEASELYPEVKYTTVDEYLSQFV